Proteins from a genomic interval of Pseudodesulfovibrio nedwellii:
- a CDS encoding outer membrane protein yields MKRLLLVCLFLFLFSSLALAGGHKQDRPYVGLIIAGQYLMDTDLSSNDGLTDAILKSADAKMQFKDFGYGVAGTAGYKWASGFRLEGELNYFKSDLDKVKGNGGSIDVDGSINMKALMVNALWEFENKTPWFSYLGLGAGYGWSKGTIEGGGDKVSKSCSIPLVQPILGVGYNLTDNVSLGLDYKFVMGLQKLDYQDLKGEYRAHRLGLGLRYNF; encoded by the coding sequence ATGAAACGCCTTTTGCTCGTTTGCCTTTTCCTATTCCTCTTCTCATCCCTTGCTCTGGCCGGTGGACACAAGCAGGATCGGCCATACGTCGGACTCATTATTGCCGGTCAATACTTGATGGATACCGACCTGAGTTCAAATGATGGTCTAACCGATGCAATTTTAAAATCAGCTGATGCAAAGATGCAATTCAAAGACTTCGGATACGGAGTCGCTGGCACCGCTGGTTACAAATGGGCAAGCGGATTCCGTCTTGAAGGTGAGCTTAACTATTTCAAAAGCGATCTAGATAAGGTAAAAGGCAATGGCGGCAGCATAGACGTAGACGGTTCTATCAATATGAAAGCACTCATGGTCAATGCCCTATGGGAGTTCGAAAACAAAACTCCTTGGTTCTCATACCTCGGACTCGGTGCAGGCTATGGATGGTCCAAGGGAACGATTGAAGGTGGTGGCGATAAGGTCAGCAAGTCATGCAGCATCCCACTTGTCCAGCCTATCCTTGGTGTAGGCTACAATCTCACTGACAACGTATCTTTGGGGCTGGATTACAAGTTCGTCATGGGACTACAAAAACTTGATTACCAAGACTTAAAAGGTGAATACCGGGCTCATCGGCTTGGGCTTGGATTGAGATATAATTTCTAG